A part of Cucurbita pepo subsp. pepo cultivar mu-cu-16 unplaced genomic scaffold, ASM280686v2 Cp4.1_scaffold000662, whole genome shotgun sequence genomic DNA contains:
- the LOC111785711 gene encoding arogenate dehydrogenase 1, chloroplastic-like has product MLSPSPLRRLSPAVPSLPSFSKRRLYNHKPLPILPCFQSFPKPLIRVRAIDAAQPYDYESRIASRFHKSQKLKIAIVGFGNFGQFLAKTIVRQGHTVLAHSRSDHSDAARKLGVSFFSDPHDLAEEHPEVILLCTSIISTESVLLSLPLQRLKRNTLIVDVLSVKEFPKSLMLELLPEDFDVICSHPMFGPESGAKGWNDLFYVYEKVRIGSEESRVSRCEKFLSIFEREGCKMVEMSCADHDRYAAGSQFITHTVGRVLDMLMLESTPINTKGYESLLDLVKNTAADSFDLYYGLFMYNKNALEMLERLDLAFEALKQQLFGRLHDVARKQLFGSAEKLRTWPDIPPQYGASLSLTAYSEATRFPNFSPTFDFKTAKTEENSKLKIAIIGFGNFGQFLAKTMVKQGHTVLAYSRSDYAAVAEELGVSYFSDADDLCEEHPEVVLLCTSILSTEKVLRSLPFQRLKRNTLFVDVLSVKEFPRNLFLQILPPEFDILCTHPMFGPESGKNGWNNLSFVYDKVRVGNDESRAYRCNFFLDIFSSEGCQMVEMSCYDHDRHAAGSQFITHTMGRVLEKLSLSSTPVNTRGYKTLLDLVSNTAGDSFDLYYGLFMYNANAMEQLERLDLAFEALKKQLFGRLHGIIRKQLFENTQGITEAQEDPLMKPYQNGTALVTLSDSRDLH; this is encoded by the exons ATGCTGTCACCGTCTCCTCTCCGCCGCCTCTCTCCGGCCGTGCCTTCTTTACCTTCTTTCTCTAAACGCCGTCTCTATAACCACAAACCACTTCCGATTCTCCCCTGTTTTCAGTCTTTTCCCAAGCCTCTTATTCGAGTTCGCGCCATTGATGCGGCTCAGCCTTACGACTATGAATCCAGAATCGCGTCCCGTTTTCACAAATCCCAGAAGCTCAAAATCGCCATTGTTGGGTTTGGTAACTTCGGTCAATTTCTCGCTAAGACTATTGTCCGACAAGGTCATACTGTCTTGGCTCATTCCCGATCGGACCACTCCGACGCGGCTCGTAAGCTCGGGGTTTCGTTTTTCTCGGACCCCCATGACCTTGCCGAAGAACACCCAGAAGTGATTTTGCTCTGTACGTCTATAATTTCGACTGAAAGTGTTCTCTTATCGTTGCCGTTGCAGAGATTGAAGAGGAATACATTGATAGTGGATGTGCTTTCAGTGAAGGAGTTCCCGAAAAGTTTAATGTTGGAGTTACTGCCGGAGGATTTTGATGTAATTTGTTCTCACCCGATGTTTGGACCTGAAAGCGGTGCGAAAGGGTGGAATGATCTGTTCTATGTTTATGAGAAGGTTAGAATTGGGTCGGAGGAATCTAGGGTTTCGCGTTGTGAGAAATTTTTGAGTATTTTTGAGAGAGAGGGCTGCAAAATGGTGGAGATGAGCTGTGCGGATCATGATAGATATGCGGCTGGATCGCAATTCATTACTCATACTGTTGGGAGAGTTTTGGATATGTTAATGTTGGAGTCTACGCCGATTAACACTAAAGGGTATGAGAGTTTGTTGGATTTGGTGAAGAACACTGCTGCAGATAGCTTTGATTTGTATTATGGCTTGTTTATGTATAATAAGAACGCGTTAGAGATGTTGGAGAGGTTGGATTTGGCTTTTGAAGCATTGAAACAACAGCTCTTTGGGCGATTGCATGATGTGGCGAGGAAGCAATTGTTTGGAAGTGCAGAGAAATTGCGCACTTGGCCTGATATTCCTCCTCAATATGGTGCTTCTCTTTCACTGACAGCTTATTCTGAGGCTACCAG GTTTCCGAACTTTTCTCCAACTTTTGACTTTAAAACTGCAAAAACTGAGGAAAACTCTAAGCTCAAAATTGCTATTATCGGATTCGGTAATTTCGGACAATTTCTTGCCAAAACAATGGTAAAACAGGGCCACACTGTGTTAGCCTACTCGAGATCGGACTACGCAGCTGTGGCTGAAGAGTTGGGAGTTTCTTACTTTTCTGATGCAGATGATCTATGTGAAGAACATCCAGAAGTAGTTCTTCTCTGCACTTCGATTCTTTCAACGGAGAAAGTTCTCAGGTCGTTACCTTTTCAAAGATTGAAGAGAAACACTTTGTTTGTTGATGTACTTTCAGTGAAAGAATTTCCAAGAAACttgtttcttcaaattttaccccCAGAATTCGACATCCTCTGCACTCATCCCATGTTCGGGCCAGAGAGTGGTAAGAACGGATGGAACAATCTTTCCTTCGTTTACGATAAGGTTCGAGTAGGAAATGACGAATCAAGAGCCTACCGTTGCAACTTCTTTCTCGATATCTTTTCGAGCGAAGGGTGTCAAATGGTGGAAATGTCATGCTATGATCACGACCGGCATGCTGCAGGGTCGCAGTTCATTACGCATACGATGGGGAGAGTTTTAGAAAAGTTGAGCTTGAGCTCTACCCCAGTTAACACCAGAGGTTATAAAACCTTGTTGGATTTGGTGTCAAATACTGCTGGAGATAGCTTTGATCTTTACTATGGTCTGTTTATGTACAATGCTAATGCCATGGAGCAGCTTGAGAGGTTGGACCTGGCTTTTGAAGCATTGAAGAAGCAGCTCTTTGGGCGCTTGCATGGTATTATCCGGAAGCAACTTTTTGAAAATACGCAAGGCATCACAGAGGCGCAGGAAGATCCATTGATGAAGCCATATCAGAACGGCACTGCTCTTGTAACCTTGTCTGATTCTCGTGATCTTCATTAG